A window of Vibrio gazogenes genomic DNA:
TTAAACTGGGCATGCGCCCGGAACATATTCAGATTGTCGAAAACCATCCAATGTTTGAGGCAACCATTGAGATGATAGAAGCATTGGGTGCAGACGTCTTATTGTACTGCCACATCCGTGACAATGAGGCTCAAAAGCTAATTATTCGCGTCCATGAAGGGCAGCGATTTGATATCGGTGAAACGTTAGGTTTGGCAATTTCTCTCGAACATCTTCATCTGTTTGATGCGACCAGTGAACAACGCCTGCCCTCTCCGTTATCCGTCACCGTACAGAGCGAGATCATCAATGGTTAGTCTGATCAAACAACTGACCGCAGAGCGAGCCAAAAAGATAGAATGGTTACTCACTGATGTGGATGACACTTTAACGTGGCGCGGGCGAATTCCACCGGAAACGCTCACCGCTCTCGAACGGTTGCACCGCGCCGGGGTAAAAGTCGTTGCCGTAACCGGCGCTTGTGCCGGATGGTGCGATCATATCGCCAAACTTTGGCCGTTGTACGGAGTGATTGGGGAAAATGGCGCATTCTGGATGATCAAAAATCGCCACGGTTTTCAAACCCACTACACCCAACCGGTTGACACGATGCGTGTGCGTCAGGAGCAGCTCAGAGAAAAAATCGGGACGATTTTAGCCGATTACCCGGACGTCGATTTCGCCACAGACCAAGGTTACCGAATCTGCGACGTTGCGATTAATTTAAGTCAAGATCGCATTCCGGTGAACAAAACCATTGCACAAGACATTGCCCGGCGGATTGGTGACTTAAACATCGATGGCTCCCCCGTCAATGTGATGGTGAGCTCGATCCATATCAATGCGTGGGTGGGAGAACATAGCAAACAACGCAGTGGTAAGTCGTTTTTACGCAGCATCACGCAGCAGGATGAAATCGATTTGGCAACCGTGACCTACATCGGTGATTCTCACAATGACGAAAGTATGTTCGCTTGGCTGCCACTGACCTTTGGCGTCAATAATATTCTTGCAGTCATGGATGATTTGACTCATCAGCCCAGTTTCATCACCGAACGCAACGGCGGCTATGGATTTTCGGAACTGGCCGATAACTTATTACAACTGCGTGGCACATAACCACGCCTTTTCCCGAGATGTGTTGCTTTTATGAACAGCCCCAACGTCTCTCAGGCGCTGGGGCTGTCATTGGAAACCTGTACGGGCATGGATGCAGATGCGTGTTATTTAACCGTTTTGCCAATCCTGCTGGTATCGTCGGCAAACCAGATTTGCGTTACCTGACCAATCACATCATTGACCGGGACAGTTCCCCAAAACCGGCTGTCGCTGCTGTTATCTCGCCAGTCGCCAAGAACAAACAACTCATTTTCAGGAATACGTCTTTCATTCATAGAGACCGAAATATCTCTGACTCTGCGATCCTCCGGGACAGCGAGCGAGGGCTCAGGCTTGCCATTACGATATACCACGCCATCGTGTATCGAGACCGTATCATCCCCCACTGCCGCAACCCTTTTAACATAGAGGATCCGCCGATCTTTCGGGTATAAAAATACGATCACATCCCCCACTTTGGGTTGGTGATATCGGGTATTCACCGTAATAAAGTCACCGGCCTGCAAAGTCGGTTCCATCGCTCTGGAAGGAATCTGATACGTTTGATAACCGAGAATCGCACCACGCGCAGAGAACAATGTATTGGCAATCAGCGAGACAGCCATCAATATCGCCAGATACCAATACCAGCGGTTATATGGCTGTAATGGGTATTGCCGGTTTTTCAGTGCCAGTCTCACTGAACTGATGATGACAAAAATATAAAACCCGATAAAAAAGACAATCAGCGCTGCAATGCCATAGAACGTCGATAGCACACCAGCGATGCCCGCCACGAGGATGACACCATATTCAATACCGATAAGTGACAAGCCCTTTTTTAAATCGCCGGCATAGACATGCCCAAGACCCGGTGTGAGCACTGACAACAGTGCTGCCCAAATTGGGTTTCTCTTTTTCGTCACGATGATTGCTTCCTCGTTCATTTAGATATCATCACTTCCGATGACAGAACCGTTATATTTTCGCGGCTTCGATCTGATTGCCAGTGACCGTCCCCAAGACCAGACAGCTATCTTTAGTCTCAGAACTCAACACAAGCTCGCCATGTGAGTTCCAGACGGCGTTGCGACCACACGTGTCCCACCCGCCGGTGACTGAAATATGATTACTCAAAAAAACAGGAAAACCATGTTCAGTTGCTGTTTGAGATAAAATCTTGCCATCCGGTACAAAACCGTGCTCTGAGATTAAAGCACTCACAACGTAGATATCGGCACCGGCTGCTTTGGCGCGCTGAGCATGCTGAGGGTCGGCAAAATCGGCACAAACCGCCAATGCGATTTGATATCCTTTGATGTGGAAACAGTAATCCGTCTCACCTGATGAGCAA
This region includes:
- the lepB gene encoding signal peptidase I; the encoded protein is MNEEAIIVTKKRNPIWAALLSVLTPGLGHVYAGDLKKGLSLIGIEYGVILVAGIAGVLSTFYGIAALIVFFIGFYIFVIISSVRLALKNRQYPLQPYNRWYWYLAILMAVSLIANTLFSARGAILGYQTYQIPSRAMEPTLQAGDFITVNTRYHQPKVGDVIVFLYPKDRRILYVKRVAAVGDDTVSIHDGVVYRNGKPEPSLAVPEDRRVRDISVSMNERRIPENELFVLGDWRDNSSDSRFWGTVPVNDVIGQVTQIWFADDTSRIGKTVK
- a CDS encoding HAD-IIB family hydrolase; translation: MVSLIKQLTAERAKKIEWLLTDVDDTLTWRGRIPPETLTALERLHRAGVKVVAVTGACAGWCDHIAKLWPLYGVIGENGAFWMIKNRHGFQTHYTQPVDTMRVRQEQLREKIGTILADYPDVDFATDQGYRICDVAINLSQDRIPVNKTIAQDIARRIGDLNIDGSPVNVMVSSIHINAWVGEHSKQRSGKSFLRSITQQDEIDLATVTYIGDSHNDESMFAWLPLTFGVNNILAVMDDLTHQPSFITERNGGYGFSELADNLLQLRGT
- a CDS encoding carbon-nitrogen hydrolase family protein yields the protein MNTSVTISLAQIPVSKGDVKANLEQHLYMIERAASSQADVVVFPELSLTGYELELLAELAVPPESSHFQTLSQAAVDHDIVVIAGCPLKQEQSSKPTIGAVICFPDGTVQFYVKQSLHAGEEVYCSSGETDYCFHIKGYQIALAVCADFADPQHAQRAKAAGADIYVVSALISEHGFVPDGKILSQTATEHGFPVFLSNHISVTGGWDTCGRNAVWNSHGELVLSSETKDSCLVLGTVTGNQIEAAKI